Proteins co-encoded in one Papaver somniferum cultivar HN1 chromosome 5, ASM357369v1, whole genome shotgun sequence genomic window:
- the LOC113277780 gene encoding trifunctional UDP-glucose 4,6-dehydratase/UDP-4-keto-6-deoxy-D-glucose 3,5-epimerase/UDP-4-keto-L-rhamnose-reductase RHM1-like translates to MASPGADSYTPRNILITGAAGFIASHVANRLIKNYPNYKIVVIDKLDYCSSLKNLLPSKSSPNFKFVKGDIASADLVNHLLVLEEIDTIMHFAAQTHVDNSFGNSFEFTNNNIYGTHVLLEACKVTRRVKRFIHVSTDEVYGETDSETDVGNPEASQLLPTNPYSATKAGAEMLVMAYHRSYGLPTITTRGNNVYGPNQFPEKLIPKFLLLAMKGLPLPIHGDGSNVRSYLYCEDVAEAFDVVLHKGAIGHVYNVGTKKERSVLDVAEDICKLFNLDPKQNIKFVDNRPFNDQRYFLDDQKLKKLGWQERTSWEEGLKITTEWYRNNPDWWGDVTAALLPHPRMTVVGNSNDDTYFVGYERKADDGNKTNLKFLIYGKSGWIGGLLGKLCKEDGIAFEYGCGRLEDRRSIIEDIRKVSPTHVFNAAGVTGRPNVDWCETHKVETIRTNVVGTLTLADICKEHGLLMVNFATGCIFEYDNDHKEGSGIGFKEEDTPNFIGSFYSKTKAMVEELLKEFENVCTLRVRMPISSDLSNPRNFITKISRYNKVVNIPNSMTVLDELLPISIEMAKRNCRGIWNFTNPGVVSHNEILEMYRDYIDPGFKWENFNLEEQAKVIVAPRSNNELDATKLKTEFPELLSIKDSIIKYVFEPNKKT, encoded by the exons AAAACCTTCTCCCTTCAAAATCCTCCCCTAACTTCAAATTTGTCAAAGGTGACATTGCAAGTGCTGATCTCGTAAACCATTTATTGGTACTAGAAGAGATCGACACGATAATGCACTTTGCAGCTCAAACGCATGTTGACAATTCATTTGGAAACTCATTTGAGTTCACTAACAATAACATCTACGGAACCCATGTTTTGCTAGAAGCATGCAAAGTTACCCGCCGCGTTAAACGTTTCATTCATGTAAGCACTGACGAAGTCTATGGTGAGACAGACAGTGAAACTGACGTGGGAAATCCTGAGGCTTCACAACTTCTTCCTACTAACCCATATTCTGCTACTAAAGCTGGTGCTGAAATGCTTGTAATGGCATACCATCGATCTTACGGTCTACCGACCATAACTACCCGAGGTAACAATGTCTACGGTCCAAACCAGTTCCCTGAAAAGCTGATCCCAAAATTTCTTCTCCTTGCAATGAAAGGACTTCCACTGCCAATACATGGAGATGGTTCAAATGTTCGAAGCTATTTGTATTGCGAAGATGTCGCCGAGGCATTTGATGTTGTGTTGCACAAAGGTGCAATAGGGCATGTGTATAATGTTGGAACCAAAAAGGAAAGAAGTGTTCTTGACGTTGCCGAAGATATATGCAAGCTTTTTAATTTGGATCCGAAGCAAAATATAAAGTTCGTTGATAATCGCCCTTTTAATGATCAGCGGTACTTTCTGGATGACCAAAAGCTCAAGAAACTTGGATGGCAGGAGAGGACGTCCTGGGAGGAAGGGTTGAAGATAACCACAGAATGGTATAGAAATAATCCAGATTGGTGGGGAGATGTAACTGCTGCACTTCTTCCTCACCCTAGAATGACTGTTGTCGGGAACTCAAATGACGACACATATTTTGTTGGGTATGAAAGAAAAGCCGACGATGGaaacaaaacaaatttgaagTTCTTGATTTATGGGAAGTCAGGCTGGATAGGAGGATTACTAGGAAAGCTGTGCAAGGAAGACGGGATTGCATTTGAGTACGGCTGTGGACGGTTAGAGGATCGCAGGTCGATCATTGAAGATATTAGAAAAGTTAGTCCTACTCATGTTTTTAACGCAGCCGGTGTGACAGGTAGACCTAATGTCGATTGGTGTGAAACCCATAAGGTGGAGACGATTAGGACTAACGTAGTGGGTACCTTAACGTTGGCTGATATTTGCAAAGAGCATGGCCTTTTGATGGTTAATTTTGCAACAGGATGTATATTTGAGTATGATAATGATCATAAAGAAGGTTCTGGCATTGGATTCAAAGAAGAGGATACGCCGAATTTCATCGGTTCTTTCTATTCAAAGACTAAAGCCATG GTTGAGGAGCTTTTGAAAGAATTCGAGAATGTTTGTACGCTGAGAGTGAGGATGCCGATTTCGTCAGACCTTAGCAATCCGAGAAACTTCATCACAAAAATCAGTCGTTACAATAAAGTCGTGAACATACCTAACAGCATGACAGTACTAGACGAACTTCTACCGATTTCTATCGAAATGGCTAAAAGGAATTGCAGAGGGATATGGAACTTCACCAATCCAGGCGTGGTAAGCCACAACGAAATCTTAGAAATGTATCGCGATTACATTGATCCTGGATTCAAATGGGAGAATTTCAACCTTGAAGAACAAGCTAAAGTTATTGTAGCACCAAGGAGTAACAACGAGTTAGATGCTACGAAGTTAAAAACTGAATTCCCTGAATTGCTATCGATCAAAGATTCGATTATTAAGTATGTATTCGAGCCCAACAAGAAAACTTAA